One window from the genome of Cucumis melo cultivar AY chromosome 12, USDA_Cmelo_AY_1.0, whole genome shotgun sequence encodes:
- the LOC103484672 gene encoding transcription factor ICE1-like isoform X2, which translates to MLSRVGNVLWMENREDEDSSSWTKNNNDHNHLNHPVNCSVLNNKDEITSLSTFKSMLEVEDDWCISANALHNHNHHTDINDITFSQNFTDPPDNLLLPPGDSSSSCSPSSSVFNNIDPSQLRFFLPPTRTLSSLHKVVSNNPLDHGFDLGAEVGFLDVQASNASTLLNDGAQNVAPMGDNCSGLAGFQSFDENLGNALLLNRSKLLRPLESFPSVGAQPTLFQKRAALRKSLADKGSNLGVLSPDGGWFSNRIEGGIGKNEMGDENGKKRKMIYADELQDTSIDTSRFNYDSDDFTENTNTKLDESGRNVGNTSNANSTVTGGDQKGKKKGLPAKNLMAERRRRKKLNDRLYMLRSVVPKISKMDRASILGDAIEYLKELLQRINDLHNELEFSPSGAALTPGASFHPLTPTPPSLSSRIKEELCPSSFPSPNGQPARVEVRVREGRAVNIHMFCGRRPGLLLSTVRALDNLGLDIQQAVISCFNGFAMDIFRAEQCSEGQDVHPEQIKAILLDSVGFNSAT; encoded by the exons ATGCTTTCCAGAGTTGGGAACGTTCTTTGGATGGAAAATCGCGAGGATGAGGATTCGTCTTCCTGGACTAAAAACAACAACGACCACAACCATCTCAACCACCCTGTTAATTGCTCTGTTTTGAACAACAAAGACGAAATCACCTCTCTCTCTACCTTCAAATCCATGCTTGAGGTTGAAGACGACTGGTGTATCTCTGCTAATGCTCTCCATAACCATAACCACCACACCGACATCAATGACATTACCTTCTCTCAAAATTTCACCGACCCACCTGATAATTTGTTGCTCCCCCCTGGAGATTCCTCCTCTTCTTGTTCCCCTTCTTCTTCTGTGTTTAATAACATTGACCCATCTCAATTGCGTTTCTTCTTGCCTCCAACTCGCACTTTGTCTTCACTTCATAAGGTAGTTTCTAACAACCCTTTAGACCATGGCTTCGATTTGGGAGCAGAGGTTGGGTTTCTTGACGTCCAAGCTTCAAATGCTTCGACTCTGCTCAACGATGGAG CACAAAACGTGGCCCCAATGGGTGACAATTGTTCGGGATTAGCGGGATTTCAGAGTTTTGATGAGAATTTGGGAAATGCTCTGCTTTTGAATCGGTCTAAGCTTTTGAGACCACTTGAATCTTTTCCCTCAGTGGGAGCTCAGCCGACTCTTTTCCAGAAGAGGGCTGCTCTAAGGAAGAGTTTAGCTGATAAGGGAAGCAATTTGGGGGTTTTGAGCCCCGATGGCGGCTGGTTCTCAAATAGGATTGAAGGAGGCATTGGGAAAAATGAAATGGGTGACGAAAAtgggaagaagaggaaaatgatTTATGCAGATGAATTGCAAGATACTAGCATTGACACATCCCGTTTCAATTACGATTCTGATGACTTTACCGAGAATACTAACACTAAATTGGATGAGAGTGGTAGAAATGTTGGAAATACATCTAACGCCAATAGTACAGTAACCGGCGGCGACCAGAAGGGGAAGAAAAAAGGACTTCCAGCGAAGAATTTGATGGCCGAGAGACGCCGGAGGAAGAAGCTCAATGATAGGCTGTACATGCTGAGGTCCGTTGTTCCAAAAATCAGCAAA ATGGATAGAGCTTCAATTCTTGGAGATGCGATTGAGTACTTGAAGGAATTACTGCAAAGAATCAACGACCTCCATAATGAATTGGAGTTTTCCCCTTCTGGGGCTGCCTTGACGCCGGGCGCAAGCTTCCATCCCTTGACTCCAACACCACCAAGCCTCTCGAGTCGTATAAAGGAGGAGCTTTGTCCTAGCTCATTTCCCAGCCCAAACGGCCAACCTGCAAGG GTCGAAGTTAGAGTACGAGAAGGACGGGCAGTAAATATACACATGTTTTGTGGTCGCCGACCGGGTCTCTTGCTCTCTACAGTTAGGGCATTAGATAATCTTGGATTGGACATCCAGCAGGCTGTGATTAGCTGCTTTAATGGTTTTGCTATGGACATATTTCGAGCAGAG CAATGCAGCGAAGGTCAAGATGTCCATCCTGAGCAAATAAAAGCAATATTATTGGATTCAGTTGGCTTCAATAGTGCTACATAA
- the LOC103484672 gene encoding transcription factor ICE1-like isoform X1, producing the protein MLSRVGNVLWMENREDEDSSSWTKNNNDHNHLNHPVNCSVLNNKDEITSLSTFKSMLEVEDDWCISANALHNHNHHTDINDITFSQNFTDPPDNLLLPPGDSSSSCSPSSSVFNNIDPSQLRFFLPPTRTLSSLHKVVSNNPLDHGFDLGAEVGFLDVQASNASTLLNDGGGLLTGFTDLSPTSQMNTPNLCLGSQLTAQNVAPMGDNCSGLAGFQSFDENLGNALLLNRSKLLRPLESFPSVGAQPTLFQKRAALRKSLADKGSNLGVLSPDGGWFSNRIEGGIGKNEMGDENGKKRKMIYADELQDTSIDTSRFNYDSDDFTENTNTKLDESGRNVGNTSNANSTVTGGDQKGKKKGLPAKNLMAERRRRKKLNDRLYMLRSVVPKISKMDRASILGDAIEYLKELLQRINDLHNELEFSPSGAALTPGASFHPLTPTPPSLSSRIKEELCPSSFPSPNGQPARVEVRVREGRAVNIHMFCGRRPGLLLSTVRALDNLGLDIQQAVISCFNGFAMDIFRAEQCSEGQDVHPEQIKAILLDSVGFNSAT; encoded by the exons ATGCTTTCCAGAGTTGGGAACGTTCTTTGGATGGAAAATCGCGAGGATGAGGATTCGTCTTCCTGGACTAAAAACAACAACGACCACAACCATCTCAACCACCCTGTTAATTGCTCTGTTTTGAACAACAAAGACGAAATCACCTCTCTCTCTACCTTCAAATCCATGCTTGAGGTTGAAGACGACTGGTGTATCTCTGCTAATGCTCTCCATAACCATAACCACCACACCGACATCAATGACATTACCTTCTCTCAAAATTTCACCGACCCACCTGATAATTTGTTGCTCCCCCCTGGAGATTCCTCCTCTTCTTGTTCCCCTTCTTCTTCTGTGTTTAATAACATTGACCCATCTCAATTGCGTTTCTTCTTGCCTCCAACTCGCACTTTGTCTTCACTTCATAAGGTAGTTTCTAACAACCCTTTAGACCATGGCTTCGATTTGGGAGCAGAGGTTGGGTTTCTTGACGTCCAAGCTTCAAATGCTTCGACTCTGCTCAACGATGGAGGTGGGTTATTAACTGGGTTCACTGATTTAAGCCCAACTAGTCAGATGAACACTCCTAATTTGTGCTTGGGTTCTCAATTGACAGCACAAAACGTGGCCCCAATGGGTGACAATTGTTCGGGATTAGCGGGATTTCAGAGTTTTGATGAGAATTTGGGAAATGCTCTGCTTTTGAATCGGTCTAAGCTTTTGAGACCACTTGAATCTTTTCCCTCAGTGGGAGCTCAGCCGACTCTTTTCCAGAAGAGGGCTGCTCTAAGGAAGAGTTTAGCTGATAAGGGAAGCAATTTGGGGGTTTTGAGCCCCGATGGCGGCTGGTTCTCAAATAGGATTGAAGGAGGCATTGGGAAAAATGAAATGGGTGACGAAAAtgggaagaagaggaaaatgatTTATGCAGATGAATTGCAAGATACTAGCATTGACACATCCCGTTTCAATTACGATTCTGATGACTTTACCGAGAATACTAACACTAAATTGGATGAGAGTGGTAGAAATGTTGGAAATACATCTAACGCCAATAGTACAGTAACCGGCGGCGACCAGAAGGGGAAGAAAAAAGGACTTCCAGCGAAGAATTTGATGGCCGAGAGACGCCGGAGGAAGAAGCTCAATGATAGGCTGTACATGCTGAGGTCCGTTGTTCCAAAAATCAGCAAA ATGGATAGAGCTTCAATTCTTGGAGATGCGATTGAGTACTTGAAGGAATTACTGCAAAGAATCAACGACCTCCATAATGAATTGGAGTTTTCCCCTTCTGGGGCTGCCTTGACGCCGGGCGCAAGCTTCCATCCCTTGACTCCAACACCACCAAGCCTCTCGAGTCGTATAAAGGAGGAGCTTTGTCCTAGCTCATTTCCCAGCCCAAACGGCCAACCTGCAAGG GTCGAAGTTAGAGTACGAGAAGGACGGGCAGTAAATATACACATGTTTTGTGGTCGCCGACCGGGTCTCTTGCTCTCTACAGTTAGGGCATTAGATAATCTTGGATTGGACATCCAGCAGGCTGTGATTAGCTGCTTTAATGGTTTTGCTATGGACATATTTCGAGCAGAG CAATGCAGCGAAGGTCAAGATGTCCATCCTGAGCAAATAAAAGCAATATTATTGGATTCAGTTGGCTTCAATAGTGCTACATAA